Proteins from a genomic interval of Rhizoctonia solani chromosome 12, complete sequence:
- a CDS encoding carnitine/acyl carnitine carrier protein, with protein sequence MRWRTLANALLVGSVLADQQHFEGTGDDTFVEEYTFRKTIIDVLSADEDYSLLLKALQRARLVPTLNRINGSTLFAPTNAAIERYAKSHPDSLWASLVSGSAPTNPHNELRQHVFYHMLNYTTTPTTSNDLPAAPATFTHRTLHFPQAPDDGSGPPSHEPPDLPPWMPVPGGLLAGEPQRVRITWRDDAAWVAVSEQGEGGLKIVKGDAEASNGRVIGVDGVIPLPKNLAHVVKHHPNLKTLSRYLTPSIERVLSNSPHLTLFVPDDKAWDVLQPMEKLWLDSGFAERDLMDIFARHATTGEKPHEDVDFADNIKVGWSEYWGSDSSYQSLANSKLQLATHSNGTTMVNNGTASVLQKDVYASNGVLHTLDSLLVPSGAPLFKATAEKWLLALNATVFVGMLREAGLDSYVNGSGKDKEWTILAPADDVLNDILRKRDLNLFGSIKDELKTLLRYHVIPGILEPKDLVDGQLVGTELRPDSLKGERMRLKVDVVSSKKGDIGTEGEGGVGNGDLAFGGANVIAEPVRVDNTIIYLLSRPLNLPPDAIQAALGSLDHTTFTSLLFSAGLNISRPATTLLVPVNEAFAARGLATKWLMMDDVDARTGLKRVLMHHLLEGVVFGQDLSFDGGAGKIAILADGDKGNGKKKSWGTVEGSDVRVVKEGDSLLIEASGPDESPLPLTILDTLTRTGALHEVSGVLWPRSVRVGIRELGLAADASTMLRLVQRAGFEGIWNGTGLPVDNIVNIYPPSIASAKWGKWWLRGGNGDSKKPQPPKWTYTLLCPTDAAFARINLTRLLDDHDALVALVRQHIVPVPIAEQGAGVGAKESSSTGWVEWIMSRFVQPERGIENLLNGEYAQSPSRARPHTNTASTTTSTPYEPDAETPLPLQSSTARFGTLQTSHSAYGDVIFAHTGDHGWAITVKGADEWAGVKAWGKTVGVTPDSASRLAGNSLLTGGVVQIDRVLEPYFPSWWREWIPALGVGAAGVATIGLVFWGVIWVWKRDVQEATYEPANGDEDE encoded by the exons ATGCGGTGGCGAACACTCGCCAATGCACTCTTGGTGGGCTCGGTGCTCGCTGACCAACAACATTTTGAGGGCACCGGTGATGATACCTTTGTTGAAGAATATACCTTTCGGAAGACGATCATCGATGTGCTGTCGGCCGACGAAGACTACAGTCTACTGCTGAAAGCCTTGCAACGAGCTCGATTGGTCCCAACGCTGAACCGAATCAATGGGAGCACTCTATTTGCACCGACCAACGCTGCTATCGAGCGATATGCCAAGTCTCATCCTGACTCGCTCTGGGCGTCGCTAGTGTCCGGGTCAGCTCCAACCAACCCACACAACGAGCTCAGACAACACGTGTTTTACCATATGCTAAACTATACCACCACACCAACAACATCGAACGACCTCCCAGCTGCCCCTGCAACATTCACACACCGAACGCTTCATTTTCCACAGGCACCTGACGATGGATCTGGACCACCCTCACACGAGCCTCCGGATCTACCTCCGTGGATGCCAGTACCCGGCGGACTCCTTGCCGGGGAGCCCCAACGAGTCAGAATCACCTGGAGGGACGATGCTGCGTGGGTAGCTGTTTCTGAACAAGGCGAGGGCGGGTTGAAGATCGTCAAGGGTGATGCTGAGGCTTCGAATGGTCGTGTAATTGGGGTCGATGGCGTTATTCCTTTACCAAAGAATCTAG CCCATGTGGTTAAACACCATCCAAATTTGAAGACACTCTCCCGTTACCTCACTCCGTCTATCGAACGTGTGCTTTCCAACTCGCCTCACCTCACGCTATTCGTCCCTGATGACAAGGCATGGGATGTACTTCAACCTATGGAGAAACTCTGGCTAGATAGCGGATTCGCCGAGCGAGATTTGATGGATATATTTGCCAGACACGCGACCACCGGGGAGAAACCACATGAAGATGTAGATTTCGCCGATAATATCAAAGTAGGCTGGAGTGAATACTGGGGCAGCGATTCGTCCT ATCAATCTTTGGCAAACAGTAAACTACAACTTGCTACTCATTCCAATGGAACTACTATGGTCAATAATGGCACCGCCTCGGTTCTTCAAAAGGATGTCTATGCTTCTAATGGAGTCCTACACACCCTCGATTCATTGCTTGTCCCGTCTGGTGCGCCGTTATTCAAGGCGACCGCTGAGAAATGGTTGCTGGCTCTCAATGCCACAGTGTTTGTTGGCATGCTCAGAGAAGCCGGATTGGACTCTTACGTCAACGGATCTGGAAAGGACAAGGAATGGACCATCCTTGCTCCCGCTGATGACGTTCTGAATGATATCCTACGAAAGAGAGATCTGAACCTGTTTGGAAGTATCAAGGACGAACTTAAGACGCTTCTGAGATACCACGTTATCCCTGGCATTCTCGAGCCCAAGGACCTCGTCGATGGACAACTGGTCGGAACTGAGTTGAGGCCTGATAGTCTCAAAGGAGAACGAATGCGACTCAAGGTGGACGTTGTAAGCAGTAAGAAAGGAGATATTGGGACAGAGGGCGAGGGTGGTGTGGGGAATGGTGATTTGGCATTTGGAGGAGCAAACGTGATTGCTGAACCTG TCCGTGTCGACAATACGATCATTTATCTGCTCTCAAGGCCCCTCAACTTACCTCCTGACGCAATACAAGCAGCTTTGGGTTCACTTGATCACACGACGTTCACCTCACTGCTATTCTCCGCTGGGCTCAATATTTCTCGCCCTGCAACAACCTTGCTCGTACCGGTTAATGAAGCCTTTGCTGCTCGAGGTCTGGCGACCAAATGGCTCATGATGGACGACGTCGATGCACGGACAGGGTTAAAGCGAGTATTGATGCATCACTTGCTGGAGGGTGTAGTGTTTGGTCAAGACTTGTCGTTCGATGGTGGAGCCGGGAAGATTGCCATACTCGCTGACGGAGACAAAGGAAACGGGAAAAAGAAGAGCTGGGGCACAGTGGAGGGGAGCGACGTCCGAGTCGTAAAAGAAGGGGATAG TCTCCTAATTGAAGCAAGTGGCCCGGATGAATCGCCACTCCCCTTGACTATTCTTGACACTCTCACACGCACCGGAGCTCTCCATGAAGTATCAGGCGTCCTTTGGCCCCGAAGCGTACGTGTCGGGATCCGCGAGCTTGGGCTAGCAGCGGATGCCAGTACGATGCTCCGGCTCGTCCAACGTGCCGGATTTGAAGGGATCTGGAACGGAACGGGTCTTCCGGTAGACAATATCGTGAACATCTACCCCCCCTCAATTGCGAGCGCTAAATGGGGGAAATGGTGGCTTCGTGGTGGCAATGGCGACAGCAAAAAGCCCCAGCCCCCGAAATGGACATACACGCTACTTTGCCCAACCGACGCCGCTTTTGCGCGTATCAATCTTACTCGCCTATTGGATGATCATGACGCGCTCGTGGCACTTGTACGTCAGCACATCGTGCCGGTCCCAATCGCTGAGCAGGGCGCTGGGGTGGGCGCCAAGGAGTCTTCCTCCACTGGATGGGTAGAGTGGATTATGAGCCGCTTTGTTCAGCCTGAGCGTGGAATCGAAAACTTACTCAACGGCGAATACGCACAATCTCCCTCGCGAGCTCGTCCTCACACCAATACCGCATCTACCACTACCAGCACTCCTTACGAGCCTGATGCCGAGACCCCACTACCACTGCAATCGTCAACTGCGCGGTTTGGAACACTTCAGACGTCCCATTCTGCCTATGGGGACGTGATTTTCGCGCATACAGGCGACCACGGTTGGGCTATCACCGTCAAGGGTGCGGATGAGTGGGCTGGGGTAAAGGCGTGGGGGAAGACCGTTGGAGTCACGCCGGATTCGGCAAGCAGGCTGGCAGGTAACTCGTTATTGACGGGTGGGGTTGTCCAGATCGACCGTGTTCTCGAGCCATACTTTCCGTCATGGTGGCGTGAGTGGATACCTGCCCTTGGCGTGGGTGCGGCGGGCGTTGCGACCATAGGACTAGTGTTCTGGGGTGTCATATGGGTATGGAAGAGGGACGTGCAGGAGGCCACGTACGAACCTGCCAACGGAGACGAAGATGAATGA
- a CDS encoding Reverse transcriptase (RNA-dependent DNA polymerase): protein MHALLNEPLYEYFDIFILQDIWWGRIGSQKDTNPNKQNIYGTVASTNFLCIIPPGFNTVEGPGVAIYIRNNRNIHPQFSNISPIHKDILAVDLKLHDSPLTIINCYPHGKSLKDTVDAITNINIPMDRPCIMVGDFNLHHPEWALTGSKWEQHRPNAQERMFKAYAEYQDLHVLNHLSLPTHIVPRSPASNAIIDLTLLNSRAVDAWPNLNWEVEAQSSGKSLGSDHMAITWTIGPHDQAESVGVTEPSPRHLIDTSRQKKWTQEYMRQVQKNPPPTDPSVAEDADRMTSIILDAMSNATRLVMPSPPCQKRAGPVRSPWWTDECSEAVHNLKHNPDQKPKEQLRAALRGAIRRARKSRGDKILAEISTQRVFDVLKWYQGKRRSIIPPIRHPSLDITATHPHDKAKHLGLQFFPRVNSPHVTLEPLGLKSTPRRPHQPITSAEVRSALELTSNRSAPGAFGSNYRLLKWAFNASPDIFVNLFNLCLEIGYHPTALRNCIIAPIPKPNRADMSTPKNYRPIALLETLSKLLEKVVTARLLHEAGEHNLIPQAQFGGKDITSCTDAGLCMVHDIRTAWKNNKATSLLTLDVSGYFNNVDHSRLIYTLDRLGYSTNICNWLKSYLSNRTAQFRIDGVLCPHFQLPNVGIPQGSPLSPVLSSLYSIPLLLASTDPQAHSFAYIDDFTILAYSHSHQENINIISEVTKNINQVAIKLGLEFELPKSDLIHFICSPKTPHSNPSLTFSHSGTDTTISPKDVVRWLGFFLDRRLNFKEHIQTMAIKAKATLAGLRMLANSQNGLSVRHARILFKASVTPILTYGLPLWFHGRRQLSLLEPLRKVQNQGLRWILGAFQTTPSRCMEHLASIPPLHIACLRIIENLARKLKSIPALAEVARRLPPEWDSSTERQHNPKSPITFAASLSHPDIEFITPYLVHPSKPPVPWPGQLEIEHKSPAPSKKAAAKIIQNEIDEAESNHLGNTVHGFSDGHAGTLNGIPKVGLGYIVKYGRQTLARNSHSIGPRANIYDAEMLGIAMCLNSAARIAEQVQAKRIIIYCDNQAAVKAISSLHRHPAQYASRIFHQHAQQFLGKDPSRHITIKWLPGHSKIDGNELADEAAKGSEMLQPTPVFNRTITWARTRATKRATANWGKIWNEHTTARPDSGTYIPRPPALKLHPIFNRPTYPRNVQCRLVQFLTGHGFYGAYSARFHSHIDPQCPCGEPSQTPEHMLMFCPETEKYRHIITDVSPEHSWEEIFGTLPGLEAVSEFILKSGIGKCRDPPAAAQPL, encoded by the coding sequence ATGCACGCACTCCTCAACGAACCGCTATATGAGTATTTCGATATATTTATTCTCCAAGACATTTGGTGGGGCCGTATTGGCTCCCAAAAAGACACTAATCCCAACAAACAGAATATTTATGGCACTGTCGCCTCCACTAACTTCCTATGTATTATCCCCCCAGGCTTCAACACGGTTGAGGGGCCAGGGGTAGCCATATATATACGCAACAATCGCAACATCCATCCTCAATTCTCTAACATCTCACCCATTCATAAAGATATTCTTGCAGTGGACCTCAAACTACACGACTCACCCCTAACCATCATCAACTGCTACCCCCACGGCAAGAGCCTCAAAGACACCGTcgacgccatcaccaacatCAACATCCCCATGGATAGACCATGCATAATGGTTGGGGACTTCAACCTACATCATCCCGAGTGGGCCCTCACAGGCTCCAAGTGGGAGCAACACCGACCCAACGCACAAGAAAGGATGTTTAAGGCATACGCTGAGTACCAGGACCTCCACGTCCTTAATCACCTCTCTCTCCCCACACATATCGTCCCAAGATCACCCGCCTCCAACGCCATAATAGATCTTACACTCCTTAACAGCCGAGCAGTGGACGCGTGGCCAAACCTCAATTGGGAGGTAGAAGCCCAGTCCTCTGGCAAGTCACTAGGGTCTGACCATATGGCCATCACATGGACCATAGGCCCTCACGATCAAGCCGAGTCTGTTGGGGTCACGGAACCGTCCCCCAGACACCTTATAGATACCAGCCGCCAAAAGAAGTGGACCCAAGAATACATGCGGCAAGTCCAGAAGAACCCCCCTCCCACAGATCCCTCGGTAGCCGAAGACGCAGATAGGATGACCTCCATAATCCTAGACGCCATGTCAAATGCTACCCGCTTAGTCATGCCATCACCCCCGTGTCAAAAGAGGGCCGGTCCAGTTAGATCCCCATGGTGGACAGACGAGTGTTCTGAGGCGGTTCACAACCTCAAACACAACCCTGACCAAAAACCAAAGGAACAGCTGAGAGCGGCCTTACGAGGTGCCATCAGAAGGGCCAGAAAAAGCCGAGGGGACAAGATCTTGGCAGAGATCTCTACCCAACGCGTTTTTGACGTCCTAAAATGGTACCAGGGTAAGCGGCGTTCCATCATCCCCCCTATCCGCCATCCATCTCTAGACATCACAGCCACACATCCACACGACAAAGCTAAACACCTAGGCCTGCAATTCTTCCCACGAGTCAACTCCCCCCACGTGACGCTAGAACCACTCGGCCTCAAGAGCACCCCACGAAGGCCACACCAACCCATTACCTCAGCAGAAGTCAGATCCGCGCTTGAACTCACATCCAACCGTTCTGCCCCAGGCGCCTTTGGATCCAACTATCGACTGCTCAAATGGGCCTTCAACGCCTCCCCAGATATCTTTGTCAACCTGTTCAACCTATGTCTAGAGATTGGATACCACCCCACCGCCCTCCGTAACTGCATCATTGCCCCCATCCCCAAACCCAACCGTGCCGACATGTCCACCCCCAAGAATTACCGCCCCATTGCGCTACTGGAGACACTTTCCAAACTCCTCGAAAAAGTTGTCACGGCGAGGCTCCTACATGAGGCCGGGGAACACAACCTAATCCCCCAAGCGCAATTTGGGGGAAAGGACATCACGTCATGCACAGATGCAGGGCTATGCATGGTACACGACATCCGCACAGCATGGAAGAACAACAAGGCAACCTCCCTATTAACTCTAGATGTGTCAGGTTACTTCAACAACGTCGACCACTCCCGCCTGATCTACACTCTAGACCGCCTTGGGTACTCGACCAACATTTGCAATTGGCTGAAATCTTACTTAAGCAACCGCACAGCACAATTCCGCATTGATGGCGTCCTCTGCCCACACTTCCAACTGCCCAATGTTGGCATCCCACAGGGCTCTCCTCTATCCCCCGTCCTCTCTTCGCTATACTCCATCCCCCTCCTCCTTGCTTCTACAGATCCTCAAGCACACTCCTTCGCCTATATCGACGATTTCACCATCCTCGCTTACAGCCACTCCCATCAAGAAAATATCAACATCATCTCTGAAGTTACCAAGAACATCAACCAAGTTGCCATCAAACTAGGCCTAGAATTTGAACTCCCTAAGTCTGATCTTATCCATTTCATTTGCTCTCCTAAAACCCCTCACTCCAACCCATCACTAACCTTTTCCCACTCCGGTACAGATACTACCATCAGTCCAAAAGATGTAGTCAGATGGCTGGGGTTCTTTCTGGACAGAAGGCTCAACTTCAAGGAACACATCCAGACCATGGCCatcaaagccaaggccaCGCTGGCCGGTCTACGGATGCTAGCCAACTCCCAGAACGGACTCTCAGTACGTCACGCACGCATCTTGTTTAAGGCTAGTGTCACCCCAATCTTGACCTATGGGCTCCCTCTGTGGTTTCATGGGCGCAGGCAGTTGTCGTTGCTCGAGCCACTTAGGAAAGTCCAGAATCAAGGCTTGAGGTGGATACTTGGTGCCTTCCAAACCACTCCCTCCAGATGCATGGAACACCTCGCTTCCATACCCCCCCTTCATATCGCATGCCTCAGAATTATCGAAAACCTTGCTAGGAAACTTAAGTCCATACCCGCACTTGCCGAAGTCGCGCGCAGACTACCGCCAGAATGGGACTCCTCCACGGAGCGCCAACACAATCCCAAGTCCCCCATCACTTTCGCGGCTTCACTCTCGCACCCGGACATAGAATTCATCACACCGTACCTCGTTCACCCATCCAAACCCCCAGTACCTTGGCCAGGGCAGCTCGAAATCGAACATAAATCACCCGCCCCATCGAAGAAAGCTGCCGCCAAGATCATCCAGAACGAAATAGACGAAGCCGAAAGCAACCACCTGGGAAACACCGTCCATGGATTCTCAGACGGGCATGCCGGAACCCTCAATGGCATCCCCAAGGTCGGCCTCGGATACATCGTCAAATACGGGCGACAAACCCTAGCAAGGAATTCACATAGCATCGGCCCTAGAGCCAACATATACGACGCTGAAATGTTAGGGATCGCCATGTGCCTTAACAGTGCAGCCCGTATAGCCGAGCAAGTTCAGGCAAAGCGAATCATCATATACTGCGATAATCAAGCGGCCGTCAAAGCCATATCATCACTACACAGACACCCCGCCCAATACGCATCGAGAATTTTCCATCAACACGCCCAACAGTTCCTGGGAAAAGACCCGTCCCGCCACATCACGATCAAGTGGCTACCAGGACACTCCAAAATAGATGGAAATGAACTCGCAGATGAAGCAGCGAAGGGGAGCGAGATGCTCCAACCCACCCCCGTTTTCAACAGAACTATAACATGGGCAAGAACTAGAGCCACGAAAAGAGCCACGGCGAATTggggcaaaatctggaacgAACACACCACAGCTCGTCCAGACTCGGGCACCTACATACCGCGACCACCCGCCCTTAAACTACACCCCATATTCAACCGGCCTACATACCCCCGAAACGTACAATGCCGACTAGTCCAATTCCTCACCGGACACGGCTTCTACGGGGCGTATAGCGCTCGTTTCCACTCCCACATCGACCCGCAATGCCCATGCGGCGAACCATCACAAACGCCCGAGCACATGCTCATGTTCTGTCCCGAGACGGAAAAATACAGGCACATCATTACTGACGTATCGCCTGAACACTCCTGGGAGGAGATTTTCGGAACACTGCCGGGACTGGAGGCAGTATCTGAGTTCATACTGAAGTCGGGAATCGGAAAGTGTAGAGATCCGCCGGCAGCCGCTCAACCTCTGTAG
- a CDS encoding ubiquitin-conjugating enzyme → MAPKQSSKKAAKFYSEDIVRKISDPTRVAMVGRSWHDADDQVSPLNPSDPLELPLKKGEFGITDIEHRTRHIVPESEYELVDRTFRVGDVCKRGIDDVASAVVLEVRCELRLKHAISGVPVEGWIPGEEVENKPGVMLGDYVVCNDWVGQVEEIFDEAIILLNDKDLVRVADMGGRFAVGDRGTDILPATGHPPFTSGTSQCILEVQPSVLAVSWLAVNQWLTPEESANRPRPQQFWTAEDLHHLTYVKIRSENVTRVPDRVTFKDPGAYQRYGVVKTQHRGESGRVLEVETMVVTESRSTAKIMWQDGTIEEVLGTAIIPYLNVDEPGDFVRWKNEDEARVAVVQSTHAQNRTAKVMWYGTSPPQTETVSVLELDPHGPSGTETFGVRRGDFVFLHRPGTTNGAQLPAVPRIGELEEWVREPPPMAQQPHPSHTHTHSHSDENGHFHVYSDGRDQSGNDLNLAEAGWRGVMAALGMKLAEEGASQEYFHTEQLGRERRVVKVHEFKGGSIRWFGEVMNLTTGGLIQVVLPHGEVVEVPLERVTLLNNEGFDELGGWQDGDLSADEGSSYGSEEVMEEVVYPDGQPLQEEEVDGWETEGSEDEDMESAGSWGDDEDKDMTIPGGYIPGSPIPPESATDTTATTGATGATGATGATTVTAPVAEKETSPSLPSVPGPSTSLNVSGGSILDTLDESTSPWHRFEILPSAPVDHAYYGHKTTSAQPPKSFMTRLAKEYKVLASSLPNTILVRAYEDRSDLLRCLIIGPQNTPYEDAPFVIDWFLDSSFPQSPPQAHFLSWTNGNGRVNPNLYEEGKVCLSILGTWSGDKSESWSAARSSLLQAFVSIQGLVLVKEPRLYSEKAYVLSRGFIRRALEVEVGGLETEIEWYYIKQGRLARAIEDARALVARSEAGEYEALKEVLKESDPAVGVLSEGAVIMLRRTLDKLDAILKERTKSS, encoded by the exons ATGGCCCCGAAACAGAGTTCGAAAAAGGCGGCAAAG TTCTATTCCGAGGACATTGTTCGCAAAATAAGCGATCCCACACGAGTGGCG ATGGTCGGC CGCAGCTGGCACGACGCAGACGACCAAGTGTCCCCACTGAACCCCTCCGATCCGCTAGAACTACCCCTCAAAAAGGGTGAGTTTGGGATAACGGATATCGAGCACCGCACGCGCCACATTGTGCCCGAATCCGAATACGAGCTCGTCGACCGCACATTTCGGGTCGGGGACGTATGCAAGCGTGGGATCGACGACGTCGCTAGCGCCGTGGTCCTCGAGGTCCGATGCGAACTTAGGCTCAAGCACGCGATCAGCGGGGTACCTGTCGAGGGATGGATACCCGGGGAGGAAGTGGAGAATAAGCCGGGTGTCATGCTGGGGGATTACGTTGTGTGCAACGATTGGGTTGGACAG GTCGAGGAGATTTTCGACGAGGCGATTATTCTGCTTAATGACAAGGATCTAGTTCGGGTTGCGGATATGGGCGGCAGGTTTGCTGTTGGCGATCGCGGGACGGACATTCTTCCTGCGACTGGCCACCCGCCCTTCACGTCAGGCACCTCGCAATGCATTCTTGAAGTTCAGCCTAGCGTGTTGGCCGTCAGCTGGTTGGCTGTCAACCAATGG CTCACCCCCGAAGAATCGGCCAATCGACCAAGACCGCAACAGTTTTGGACCGCAGAAGATCTTCATCACCTTACCTATGTCAAGATTCGCTCTGAAAACGTAACCCGGGTCCCCGATCGAGTGACGTTCAAAGATCCAGGGGCGTATCAAA GGTACGGTGTGGTCAAGACTCAGCACAGGGGCGAGTCGGGTCGCGTACTCGAAGTGGAAACGATGGTGGTCACTGAAAGTCGCTCGaccgccaagatcatgtggcAGGATGGGACAATCGAGGAAGTTTTGGGTACCGCCATTATTCCATACTTGAATGTGGACGA GCCAGGAGATTTTGTCCGCTGGAAGAACGAAGACGAGGCCCGAGTGGCAGTCGTCCAGTCCACTCATGCCCAGAACCGAACGGCCAAGGTAATGTGGTATGGCACAAGCCCTCCCCAGACCGAAACCGTCTCCGTGCTCGAACTCGATCCACACGGACCGTCCGGGACCGAAACATTCGGCGTTCGACGGGGTGATTTTGTCTTTTTGCACAGACCGGGGACGACCAATGGTGCGCAACTACCCGCAGTCCCGCGTATCGGAGAATTGGAAGAGTGGGTGCGAGAGCCCCCGCCAATGGCTCAGCAACCTCATCCGTCCCACACGCATACGCACTCGCATTCGGACGAGAACGGTCATTTTCACGTCTATTCGGATGGCCGGGACCAATCTGGGAACgatttgaatttggccgagGCCGGGTGGAGAGGTGTGATGGCTGCGCTCGGGATGAAACTCGCCGAGGAAGGAGCATCGCAAGAGTACTTTCATACCGAGCAACTGGGGCGCGAACGCCGTGTAGTCAAAGTCCATGAGTTCAAGGGTGGGAGTATCAGGTGGTTTGGAGAAGTTATGAAC TTGACTACAGGCGGGCTGATTCAAGTCGTTTTACCTCATGGAGAGGTGGTCGAGGTTCCACTTGAACGGGTTACGCTGCTCAATAACGAAGGGTTCGATGAACTTGGCGGATGGCAGGACGGTGATTTGTCTGCGGATGAAGGGAGCAGTTATGGTTCGGAAGAAGTCATGGAAGAGGTTGTGTATCCCGATGGACAGCCCTTGCAGGAAGAGGAAGTGGATGGGTGGGAAACGGAAGGAAGCGAGGATGAAGATATGGAGAGCGCTGGGTCTTGGGGCGACGATGAGGATAAAGATATGACTATACCCGGAGGATATATCCCTGGTTCTCCGATTCCGCCTGAGTCCGCTACTGATACTACGGCTACTACTGGTGCTACTGGTGCTACTGGTGCTACTGGTGCTACTACTGTGACCGCTCCTGTTGCCGAAAAGGAGACATCCCCATCACTGCCTTCAGTACCTGGACCGAGCACGAGTCTAAATGTTAGTGGAGGATCGATACTTGATACGCTGGACGAATCCACTTCGCCTTGGCATCGATTCGAGATATTGCCTAGTGCCCCAGTGGACCACGCGTATTATGGACACAAGACCACCTCGGCTCAGCCTCCCAAATCGTTCATGACTCGACTGGCTAAAGAGTACAAGGTGCTCGCTAGTAGCTTACCTA ACACGATCTTGGTCCGAGCGTACGAAGACCGTTCAGACCTCTTGCGATGCCTGATTATCGGTCCTCAGAACACACCGTATGAAGATGCACCGTTTGTGATCGACTGGTTTTTGGATAGTTCGTTTCCTCAATCTCCACCGCAGGCGCATTTCTTGAGCTGGACGAACGGAAATGGACGCG TAAACCC GAACTTGTACGAAGAAGGCAAGGTGTGCTTGAGTATCCTTGGGACGTGGTCCGGAGACAA GAGCGAGTCCTGGAGTGCGGCGAGGTCGTCGCTGTTACAGGCGTTTGTGTCTATCCAGGGGTTGGTACTGGTCAAGGAGCC CCGACTGTATAGCGAAAAGGCCTACGTCCTTTCCAGAGGATTCATACGACGAGCCTTGGAGGTCGAAGTGGGCGGGCTTGAAACCGAGATCGAGTGGTATTATATCAAGCAGGGCCGATTGGCCAGAGCAATCGAAGACGCACGAGCTCTGGTAGCACGGAGTGAGGCAGGAGAGTATGAGGCTCTCAAGGAGGTATTAAAGGAGTCGGACCCAGCGGTTGGAGTTTTATCTGAGGGTGCAGTGATCATGCTCAGGCGAACCCTAGACAAGCTGGATGCTATACTGAAGGAGAGGACAAAGTCGTCTTGA
- a CDS encoding helix loop helix DNA-binding domain protein — MDPSTTHDFSTADFSFLPQNEADQFIQFPPNSPGSHPFSFGETQMPSYPSYGFGPSVPAAVPAHGVMDTTSTPSPRQPFVPASPMTPPLTGSEISGDSLSQGHGWTPTNTTPGGRSGYNSGYNSASGYVSGGAGSRSGTGSPGSSHSFQGYGSGLVHRSNRGITRGMADRSAHKRRGSTSMRMADEDSYGSDPESELGLNLPADVVVSRRREEIRRQRIESEQRRRDDLREGFARLKDVLPVSNQKGSKMALLDRATSHIRYLEAMQQQMQTKLTASEMEVNRLRQINEALMLKAAERRSSQSPL, encoded by the exons ATGGATCCCTCGACCACTCACGACTTTTCGACTGCTGACTTCTCGTTCCTTCCCCAGAACGAGGCGGATCAGTTCATCCAGTTCCCGCCCAACTCTCCTGGCTCCCATCCGTTCAGCTTTGGCGAGACGCAGATGCCCTCGTATCCCTCGTACGGCTTTGGCCCCTCTGTGCCGGCTGCTGTCCCAGCCCACGGAGTCATGGACACGACGAGCACACCCTCTCCCCGCCAGCCCTTTGTCCCGGCCTCGCCCATGACCCCGCCCCTCACCGGCTCTGAAATCTCGGGCGACAGTCTCTCCCAAGGCCATGGCTGGACACCCACCAATACCACCCCAGGCGGTCGCTCCGGATACAACTCGGGCTACAACTCGGCCTCGGGCTACGTCTCTGGAGGTGCCGGCAGCCGCAGCGGAACAGGCTCCCCAGGATCCTCCCACTCGTTCCAGGGCTACGGCTCTGGCCTCGTCCACCGCTCCAACCGTGGCATCACCCGTGGTATGGCCGACCGCAGCGCTCACAAGCGCCGTGGCAGCACCTCTATGCGCATGGCCGACGAGGACTCGTATGGAAGCGACCCTGAGAGCGAGCTCGGTCTCAACCTCCCTGCCGATGT TGTCGTCTCCCGCCGCCGCGAGGAAATCCGCCGTCAGCGTATCGAGTCTGAGCAACGCCGCCGCGATGATCTTCGCGAAGGCTTTGCACGTCTCAAGGATGTCCTCCCCGTGTCCAACCAAAAGGGATCCAAGATGGCGCTGCTCGACCGAG CGACCAGCCATATCCGCTACCTAGAGGCTATGCAACAGCAGATGCAGACCAAGCTCACGGCCTCCGAAATGGAGGTTAACCGTCTGCGACAGATCAACGAGGCTCTCATGCTCAAGGCCGCAGAGCGTCGCTCGTCCCAATCTCCCCTCTAA